The nucleotide window TGGCGTAGATCTCAGGCTCGAACGGGAACAGGCACAGGATGTGGTCGACCGCGCGCGCAATGGTGCGGATGCGCCCGCCGCGCCAGGCCCAGATCGACGGGCTGACGAAATGCACCACCGGAATGCCGGCACGGCGCAGCGGCACTTCCAGGCCGAAATTGAAGTCCGGGGCATCGACCCCGATAAAGCACAGCGGGGGCTCGGCCAGCAGCCAGTCGCGCACCGCGCGCCGGGTGGCGAGGATCTCGCGCAGCGAGCCCAGCACCTCGACATAACCGTTGACCGACAGCGTTTCCATCGGCCAGCGCGAGGTGAAGCCCCGCGCCATCATGCGCTTGCCGCCGATGCCGGCGTAGTCGACCGACTCTCCCGTTTCAGCCAGGCGGGCCTGCAGCCCGCCCATCATCAGCGAAGCCAGCAGGTCGCCCGATGCCTCGCCGGCCACCATGGCGATGGTGCCGCGCTTGCCCGCGGCGCCGGCGTTGCCCGCTGGCAGGTCCTTCCGAATCGCGGCGTCAGCCATGTGGGTCCGGTCTCAGCGCACGATGCCGCGCTGGGTGGCGGCAAGGAAGTCGACAAAGGCCTGCAGCGGCGCCGCGGTGCCGGCATCCACCTGCGCCAGCAATGCGGAGATCTCGTTGCGCGCCTCGTCGAAGCTGAGGTCGGACTTGTACAGCAGCTTGTAGGCCTGCCGCAGCGCGGCGATCTGGCCGGCGTCGAAGCCGCGGCGGCGCAGCCCTTCGACATTGATGCCATGCGGCGTGGCCTTGTTGCCGCTCTTGTCGCTGGCCGCGATCACGTATGGGGGCACGTCCTGCACCAGCGCCGAGGCGCCGCCCAGCATCGCATGGGCGCCGATGCGCACGAACTGGTGCACGCCGCTCATGCCGCCCAGGATGGCCCAGTCGCCCACCTCGACGTGGCCGGCGATCTGCGCGTTGCTGGAAAACACGGTGTGGTTGCCGACCATGCAGTCATGGGCGATATGGACATAGGCCATGATCCAGTTGTCGTTGCCGATGCTGGTCAGGCCGCGGTCCTGCACCGTGCCGGTGTGGATCGTGGTGAATTCGCGGATGGTGTTGCGGTCGCCGATCTCGAGCCGGGTCGGCTCGTTGCGGTACTTCATGTCCTGCGGCACGCCGCCGACCGACGCATAGGGGCCGATGGTGTTGCCCGCGCCGATCGTGGTATGGCCCTCGACCGTCGTATGCGAGCCGATCCGGGTACCGCTGCCGACCCGCACATTGGGGCCGACGATGGAGAACGGGCCGACGCTTACGTCGGCGGCCAGTTCCGCCTTCGGGTCGACCAGTGCGGTGGGGTGGATTTGCGTCATGCGTACTGTCCTGTGATGGGTCTGGTGAAGGATGGGCCAATGCGCCTGGCAAAGGTTCCCGTCCGGTCCGTCCGCCCCCGCACGGCGGGGACGCGGCAGTCAGCCCGCGGCAGCGCCGCGGGCCGCGGGCGGCCTCACTCGGCCTGCTTCACGGTGCACATCAGCTCCGCCTCGCAGGCCACCTTGTCGTCGACCGTGGCGAACGCCTTGAACTTCCAGATGCCGCGGATATAGCGCTCGACCGTCACGTTCATGTGCAGCTGGTCGCCCGGGTACACCACCTGCTTGAAGCGGGCGCCGTCGATGCCGACGAAGTAGTACAGCGCGCCTTCCTTGCGCTCCATGTCGGCGCCGAAGGTCAGCAGGCCGGCCGACTGCGCCAGCGCTTCCAGGATCATCACGCCCGGCATCACCGGCTGCTCGGGGAAATGGCCCTGGAAGTACGGTTCGTTGATGGTGACGTTCTTCAGGGTCTTGATCCGCTTCTGCGCTTCGAACTCCAGCACGCGGTCGACCAGCAGGAACGGGTACCGGTGCGGCAGCAGCTTGAGGATCTTGCGGATATCGATTTCGGCCGCGCTCATGATGATTTCTCTTTAGTCTTGTGAGGGTTGGGACCCGGCGGCCTGGCCGCGCAGGCGGCGTTCCAGCGCCACCACCCGTTCGCGCAGCTTGCTCAGGCCGCGCACGATGGCTGCGTTGCGTTCCCACTCGCCGTGCGGCAGGAACGGGAACACGCTGGTGAAATGCCCGCCGGGCTTGGTAATGGACTTGGTGATCGAGGTGCCGCCCGACACCGTGGTGCGGTCGGCGATGGTCAGGTGGCCGGCAAAGTTGGCCGCGCCGCCGATCACGCAGAAGCGGCCGATGCGCGTGCTGCCCGACACCGCGGCGCAGCCGGCGATGACCGTGTGCGCGCCGACCCGCACGTTGTGCGCGATCTGGACCTGGTTGTCGATCTTGCAGCCGTCCTCGATCACGGTATCGGCCATGGCGCCGCGGTCGATCGCGGAATTGGCGCCGACTTCCACGTCATCGCCCAGCACCGCGCGCCCGGTTTGCGGGATCTTCACATATTCCACGCCGGTCGCGCTGATGTCCGGCGCAAAGCCGAAGCCGT belongs to Cupriavidus taiwanensis and includes:
- the lpxA gene encoding acyl-ACP--UDP-N-acetylglucosamine O-acyltransferase, with translation MTQIHPTALVDPKAELAADVSVGPFSIVGPNVRVGSGTRIGSHTTVEGHTTIGAGNTIGPYASVGGVPQDMKYRNEPTRLEIGDRNTIREFTTIHTGTVQDRGLTSIGNDNWIMAYVHIAHDCMVGNHTVFSSNAQIAGHVEVGDWAILGGMSGVHQFVRIGAHAMLGGASALVQDVPPYVIAASDKSGNKATPHGINVEGLRRRGFDAGQIAALRQAYKLLYKSDLSFDEARNEISALLAQVDAGTAAPLQAFVDFLAATQRGIVR
- the fabZ gene encoding 3-hydroxyacyl-ACP dehydratase FabZ, which translates into the protein MSAAEIDIRKILKLLPHRYPFLLVDRVLEFEAQKRIKTLKNVTINEPYFQGHFPEQPVMPGVMILEALAQSAGLLTFGADMERKEGALYYFVGIDGARFKQVVYPGDQLHMNVTVERYIRGIWKFKAFATVDDKVACEAELMCTVKQAE